The following are encoded in a window of Mycobacteriales bacterium genomic DNA:
- a CDS encoding DUF2243 domain-containing protein: protein MTGRPVGAGAVFGFGLGGLVDGIVLHQVLQWHHLVSATTSDRTVNGLRANTLADGVFHLVTLAVVVAGVALLWRAARTPGPRWGRLATGGVLLGFGAFHVVDEVVFHLLLDLHHIRMVDGYLPYDLAFAGIGVVLLAAGALVVRRRPAA from the coding sequence GTGACGGGACGGCCGGTGGGCGCGGGCGCGGTGTTCGGCTTCGGCCTCGGCGGCCTGGTCGACGGGATCGTGCTGCACCAGGTGCTCCAGTGGCACCACCTGGTCTCCGCCACCACCAGCGACCGGACGGTGAACGGGCTGCGGGCGAACACGCTGGCCGACGGCGTGTTCCACCTCGTCACGCTGGCGGTCGTCGTCGCCGGCGTCGCGCTGCTGTGGCGCGCGGCGCGGACGCCGGGGCCGCGGTGGGGGCGGCTGGCGACGGGCGGGGTCCTGCTGGGGTTCGGGGCGTTCCACGTCGTGGACGAGGTGGTGTTCCACCTGCTGCTCGACCTGCACCACATCCGGATGGTCGACGGCTACCTGCCGTACGACCTGGCGTTCGCCGGGATCGGCGTGGTGCTGCTGGCGGCGGGCGCGCTGGTCGTGCGGCGGCGGCCGGCTGCCTAG
- the sucC gene encoding ADP-forming succinate--CoA ligase subunit beta gives MDLFEYQARDLFAQHGVPVTKGKVASTPAEARAIAEEIGGQTVVKAQVKTGGRGKAGGVKLADDPADAEAKAAQILGMDIKGHTVHRVLVAEASDIAEEYYFSFLLDRSNRTFLAMCSPEGGMEIEEVARTKPEALAKVPVDASAGVDLDTAREIVRLLPEDVREQAAEIVVQLWDCFTGEDATLVEVNPLVKTPDGRVLALDGKVTLDGNADFRHPEHEALEDRAAADPLEQRAKEKNLNYVKLDNGSVGIIGNGAGLVMSTLDVVAYAGEEFGGQRPANFLDIGGGASAQVMADGLSIVLSDPDVKSVFVNVFGGITACDAVADGIVQAIGLLGGVDKPIVVRLDGNNAEEGRRILDEAALPTLQRVDTMDGAARLAAELAAK, from the coding sequence GTGGACCTGTTCGAGTACCAGGCAAGGGACCTGTTCGCCCAGCACGGCGTCCCCGTCACGAAGGGCAAGGTCGCGTCGACGCCCGCCGAGGCGCGCGCGATCGCCGAGGAGATCGGCGGGCAGACCGTCGTGAAGGCGCAGGTGAAGACCGGCGGCCGCGGCAAGGCGGGCGGCGTCAAGCTCGCCGACGACCCGGCCGACGCGGAGGCGAAGGCGGCGCAGATCCTCGGCATGGACATCAAGGGGCACACGGTGCACCGGGTGCTCGTCGCCGAGGCGAGCGACATCGCCGAGGAGTACTACTTCTCGTTCCTGCTGGACCGGTCCAACCGCACGTTCCTCGCCATGTGCTCGCCGGAGGGCGGCATGGAGATCGAGGAGGTGGCGCGGACCAAGCCGGAGGCGCTGGCCAAGGTGCCGGTCGACGCGAGCGCCGGCGTCGACCTCGACACGGCGCGCGAGATCGTGCGGCTGCTGCCGGAGGACGTGCGCGAGCAGGCGGCGGAGATCGTCGTGCAGCTGTGGGACTGCTTCACCGGCGAGGACGCGACGCTGGTTGAGGTCAACCCGCTCGTGAAGACGCCCGACGGCCGCGTGCTCGCCCTCGACGGCAAGGTGACCCTCGACGGCAACGCCGACTTCCGCCACCCGGAGCACGAGGCGCTGGAGGACCGCGCGGCGGCCGACCCGCTCGAGCAGCGGGCGAAGGAGAAGAACCTCAACTACGTGAAGCTGGACAACGGCTCGGTCGGCATCATCGGCAACGGCGCCGGCCTGGTCATGTCCACGCTCGACGTCGTGGCGTACGCGGGCGAGGAGTTCGGCGGGCAGCGCCCGGCGAACTTCCTCGACATCGGCGGCGGCGCGTCGGCGCAGGTCATGGCCGACGGCCTGTCGATCGTGCTCAGCGACCCGGACGTGAAGAGCGTGTTCGTCAACGTCTTCGGCGGCATCACGGCGTGCGACGCGGTGGCCGACGGGATCGTGCAGGCGATCGGCCTGCTCGGCGGCGTCGACAAGCCGATCGTCGTCCGGCTGGACGGCAACAACGCGGAGGAGGGCCGGCGCATCCTCGACGAGGCGGCGCTGCCGACGCTCCAGCGCGTGGACACGATGGACGGCGCGGCGCGCCTCGCCGCCGAGCTCGCGGCCAAGTAG
- a CDS encoding aminotransferase class V-fold PLP-dependent enzyme, giving the protein MLDDQRHLFALPDGVTYLNCAYLGPQLRAVTEAGLAAVRLKEVPWDVTPDKFFSGSEDLRATFAGLVGADAEGVAFVPSVSYGVGVAARNLPLDGRSVLMLAEDFPSDVYAWQAAGEVVTVPRPADDDWTAAVLDRIDANVGVVAVPHVHWTDGGLVDLVRVGEAARAAGAALVVDATQSLGAFPLDLDAVRPDFVVAAGYKWLLGPYALGYLWVAPRHRDGVPLEANWINREASDDFARLIDYRAGYQPGARRYDVGERSNFVLVPMAKAALTQLAEWGVDEIAETTAALTAYLAKGAESLGLRTAPEHLRGPHLMGIRFPDGLRPGIADTLAAQRIHVSIRGDSVRVAPHVYNTTADCDRLLNALED; this is encoded by the coding sequence ATGCTCGACGACCAGCGGCACCTGTTCGCGCTCCCCGACGGCGTCACGTACCTCAACTGCGCCTACCTCGGCCCGCAGCTCCGCGCGGTCACCGAGGCCGGTCTCGCGGCGGTGCGGCTCAAGGAGGTGCCCTGGGACGTCACGCCGGACAAGTTCTTCTCCGGCAGCGAGGACCTGCGGGCGACGTTCGCCGGGCTGGTCGGCGCGGACGCGGAGGGCGTGGCGTTCGTGCCGAGCGTGTCGTACGGCGTCGGTGTCGCCGCCCGCAACCTGCCGCTCGACGGCCGGAGCGTGCTGATGCTCGCGGAGGACTTCCCGAGCGACGTGTACGCGTGGCAGGCCGCCGGCGAGGTCGTCACCGTGCCGCGCCCGGCCGACGACGACTGGACGGCGGCCGTCCTCGACCGCATCGACGCGAACGTCGGCGTGGTCGCCGTCCCGCACGTCCACTGGACCGACGGCGGGCTGGTCGACCTGGTCCGCGTCGGGGAGGCGGCCCGCGCCGCCGGTGCCGCGCTGGTGGTCGACGCGACGCAGTCGCTGGGCGCGTTCCCGCTGGACCTCGACGCGGTACGCCCGGACTTCGTGGTGGCGGCCGGCTACAAGTGGCTGCTCGGGCCGTACGCGCTCGGCTACCTGTGGGTCGCGCCGCGGCACCGCGACGGCGTGCCGCTGGAGGCGAACTGGATCAACCGCGAGGCCAGCGACGACTTCGCGCGGCTCATCGACTACCGGGCCGGCTACCAGCCGGGCGCGCGCCGCTACGACGTGGGCGAGCGTTCCAACTTCGTGCTGGTGCCCATGGCGAAGGCGGCGCTGACGCAACTCGCCGAGTGGGGCGTGGACGAGATCGCGGAGACGACCGCCGCGCTGACGGCGTACCTCGCGAAGGGCGCGGAGAGCCTGGGCCTGCGCACGGCGCCGGAGCACCTGCGCGGGCCGCACCTGATGGGCATCCGCTTCCCGGACGGGCTGCGGCCCGGGATCGCCGACACCCTGGCGGCGCAACGCATCCACGTGAGCATCCGGGGCGACTCGGTGCGCGTCGCCCCGCACGTCTACAACACGACGGCCGACTGCGACCGCCTGCTCAACGCGTTGGAGGACTAG
- a CDS encoding cobalamin B12-binding domain-containing protein has product MPGDSATHSTSEDRMPGGHIRVVVAKPGLDGHDRGAKVVARALRDAGMEVVYTGLHQTPEQIVETAIQEDADCIGLSILSGAHMALFPRVLELLKERDAGDIVVFGGGIIPAADIPELEALGVAKIFTPGATTTEIIDWVRGRFGATAA; this is encoded by the coding sequence ATGCCAGGCGACAGCGCCACGCACTCAACCTCGGAGGACCGGATGCCCGGCGGCCACATCCGCGTCGTCGTCGCGAAGCCCGGCCTCGACGGCCACGACCGCGGCGCGAAGGTCGTCGCCCGCGCGCTGCGCGACGCGGGCATGGAGGTCGTCTACACCGGCCTGCACCAGACGCCGGAGCAGATCGTGGAGACCGCGATCCAGGAGGACGCCGACTGCATCGGCCTGTCCATCCTCTCCGGCGCGCACATGGCGCTGTTCCCGCGGGTGCTGGAGCTGCTCAAGGAGCGCGACGCGGGCGACATCGTCGTCTTCGGCGGCGGCATCATCCCGGCCGCCGACATCCCCGAGCTCGAGGCCCTCGGCGTCGCGAAGATCTTCACGCCCGGCGCGACGACCACCGAGATCATCGACTGGGTCCGCGGCCGCTTCGGCGCCACCGCCGCCTAG